The following are from one region of the Bradyrhizobium septentrionale genome:
- the maiA gene encoding maleylacetoacetate isomerase: MQFFSFWRSLASFRVRIALNLKGVPAEVVFVDIDADTHRADAYRKINPQMALPALVTDDGTVLFQSLAIIDYLDEIYPTPPLLPADPLGRARVRGLALIVACEGHPLLTPRVRRYLDRELDLRDSQQNAWRRHWTVETLAALEGHLAGHKATGQFCHGDTPGLADICLVGHVTAAINQQISLSPWPTVKRIHETAMALPAFARAHPSAQPDTPEAMRAK; the protein is encoded by the coding sequence ATGCAATTCTTCTCCTTCTGGCGGTCGCTGGCGAGCTTTCGGGTCCGGATTGCGCTCAATCTGAAAGGCGTGCCGGCCGAGGTCGTGTTCGTCGACATCGATGCGGACACGCATCGCGCCGATGCCTATCGCAAGATCAATCCGCAGATGGCGCTACCGGCACTGGTGACGGACGACGGCACGGTGCTGTTCCAGTCGCTCGCGATCATCGACTATCTCGACGAGATTTATCCAACGCCGCCGCTGCTGCCGGCCGATCCGCTTGGCCGCGCCCGGGTGCGCGGGCTTGCGCTGATCGTCGCCTGCGAGGGCCATCCGCTGCTGACGCCGCGGGTGCGCCGCTATCTCGACCGCGAGCTCGATTTGCGCGACAGCCAGCAGAATGCGTGGCGGCGGCACTGGACAGTCGAGACGCTGGCGGCGCTCGAGGGCCACCTCGCCGGCCACAAGGCCACCGGCCAGTTCTGCCACGGCGACACGCCGGGCCTTGCCGACATCTGCCTGGTCGGCCACGTCACCGCGGCGATCAATCAGCAGATCAGCCTGTCGCCCTGGCCGACCGTGAAGCGCATCCACGAGACCGCAATGGCGCTGCCGGCGTTCGCCAGGGCACATCCGTCCGCGCAACCGGACACGCCCGAGGCAATGCGGGCGAAGTAG
- a CDS encoding Cj0069 family protein, with protein sequence MDTEQHTPRRSRIAILWRGDAAARREATPHNNRFVRVFEALEASGIEACPVVYDESFADAVRDQLLTMDGVLVWVDPIHQGKTRAALDPLLREVASKHPTQHPWVSAHPDVILKMGVKEVLYRTRHLGWGADTHRYATADAFRAEFPSRLRTGGPRVLKQNRGNGGQGVWKVEALPNADATVRVLHALRGSQPEEMPLDAFIAHCEPYFGWGGCIIDQAFQPRLPEGMIRCYVSGSKVAGFGHQLIKALIPPPPEGPDAPEAQPGPRIMHGPDAPQFRTLRRLMEDEWIPQLMATLVIDEASLPVIWDADFLYGPRDADGADTYVLCEINASSCFAIPDEAPAAIAQTVKERVRRSMESVR encoded by the coding sequence ATGGACACCGAACAGCACACACCCCGTCGTTCCAGAATAGCTATCCTGTGGCGTGGCGATGCCGCGGCGCGCCGGGAGGCGACCCCACACAACAACCGTTTCGTCCGCGTCTTCGAAGCGCTCGAAGCCTCCGGCATCGAGGCTTGTCCCGTCGTCTATGACGAGAGTTTCGCCGATGCCGTCCGCGACCAGTTGCTGACGATGGACGGCGTCCTCGTCTGGGTCGATCCGATCCATCAAGGCAAGACGCGCGCGGCGCTCGATCCACTGCTGCGCGAGGTCGCGTCGAAACATCCGACGCAACATCCGTGGGTCAGCGCCCATCCGGACGTCATCCTCAAGATGGGCGTCAAGGAGGTGCTCTACCGGACCCGTCATCTGGGTTGGGGCGCCGACACGCATCGCTACGCCACCGCCGACGCCTTCCGCGCCGAATTCCCGTCGCGCCTGCGCACAGGTGGTCCACGCGTGCTCAAGCAGAACCGCGGCAATGGCGGGCAGGGCGTCTGGAAGGTGGAAGCGTTGCCGAATGCGGACGCGACGGTTCGCGTGCTCCACGCGCTGCGCGGCAGCCAACCCGAGGAGATGCCGCTGGACGCCTTCATCGCGCATTGCGAGCCGTATTTCGGATGGGGCGGCTGCATCATCGATCAGGCTTTCCAGCCGCGGCTGCCCGAGGGCATGATCCGTTGCTATGTCAGCGGATCGAAGGTCGCGGGCTTCGGGCACCAGCTGATCAAGGCCTTGATCCCGCCGCCTCCAGAGGGCCCCGACGCACCCGAGGCCCAACCCGGACCGCGCATCATGCACGGTCCCGATGCCCCGCAATTTAGGACGTTGCGACGGCTGATGGAGGACGAATGGATCCCGCAGTTGATGGCGACGCTGGTGATCGATGAAGCGTCGCTGCCGGTGATCTGGGATGCGGACTTCCTCTACGGTCCGCGCGATGCCGATGGCGCCGACACCTACGTGCTCTGCGAGATCAATGCGAGCTCGTGCTTCGCGATCCCCGACGAGGCGCCGGCCGCGATCGCGCAGACGGTCAAAGAGCGTGTTCGCCGGAGCATGGAGAGCGTGAGGTGA